From the genome of Kryptolebias marmoratus isolate JLee-2015 linkage group LG19, ASM164957v2, whole genome shotgun sequence, one region includes:
- the myh6 gene encoding myosin-6 produces the protein MGDSLMAEFGKAAPFLRKSDKERLEAQTRPFDIKTECFVVDDKEEYVKGKILSKEGGMVTVKKEDGNTVTVKEVDVHPQNPPKFDKIEDMAMFTFLHEPAVLFNLKERYAAWMIYTYSGLFCVTVNPYKWLPVYDSEVVAAYRGKKRSEAPPHIFSISDNAYQYMLTDRENQSVLITGESGAGKTVNTKRVIQYFASIAAVGGAVKKDSSKETLEDQIIQANPALEAFGNAKTVRNDNSSRFGKFIRIHFGTSGKLSSADIETYLLEKSRVTFQLKAERDYHIFYQILSNQKPELLDLLLITNNPYDYSYISQGEVSVASINDSEELMATDSAFDVLGFTSEEKMGVYKLTGAIMHYGNLKFKQKQREEQAEPDGTEAADKSAYLMGLNSADLIKGLCHPRVKVGNEYVTKGQSVDQVYYAVGALAKSVYEKMFNWMVVRINQSLDTKQHRQYFIGVLDIAGFEIFDFNTFEQLCINYTNEKLQQFFNHHMFVLEQEEYKKEGIEWEFIDFGMDLQACIDLIEKPLGILSILEEECMFPKASDQTFKAKLYDNHLGKNKMFEKPRAAKGKAEAHFALVHYAGTVDYNIGGWLVKNKDPLNETVVGLYQKSSLKLLSLLFSTYTGSDSADKGGGKGAKKKGSSFQTVSALHRENLNKLMNNLKTTHPHFVRCLIPNERKTPGVMDNCLVMHQLRCNGVLEGIRICRKGFPNRVLYGDFKQRYRILNASAIPEGQFIDSKKSAEKLLGSLDIDHTQYKFGHTKVFFKAGLLGTLEEMRDEQLSRILTRLQANARGLLMREEFAKLVERRDALMVIQWNLRSFLGVKNWPWMKLFFKIKPLLKSAEAEKEMANMKDEFSKLKVALEKSEARRKELEEKIVSLLQEKNDLTLQIQSEQDTLTDAEERCEQLIKSKIQLEAKLKEMSERLEDEEELNADLTAKKRKLEDECCELKKDIDDLELTLAKVEKEKHATENKVKNLVEEMASQDENILKLTKEKRALQEAHQQTLDDLQSEEDKANSLTKAKAKLEQQVDDLEGSLEQEKKVRMDLERSKRKFEGDLKLTQETVMDLENDKQQLEEKLKKKDFEISQINSRLENEQVASVQLQKKLKENQARIEELEEELDAERAARAKVEKQRSDLSRELEDITERLEEAGGATSTQVELNKKRDAEFQKLRRELEESTLQHEATAASLRKKHADSVAELGEQIDNLQRVKQKLEKEKTELKLELDDLSSNIESVVKAKSNIEKMCRTMEDNMIEYKSKYEEAQRSINDLTTQKAKVLTENGELGRQLEEKECLISQLTRGKNSFNQQVEDLRRQLEEEVKAKNALAHALQSARHDCDLLREQFEEEQEAKAELQRALSKSNTEVLAWRSKYETDGIQRTEELEEAKKKLVQRLQEAEEAIEAVNAKCSSLEKTKHRLQNEIEDLMLDLERSNAASAALDKKQRSFDKVLAEWKQKFEESQCELEASQKEARSLSTELFKLKNAYEESLDQLETVKRENKNLQEEISDLTEQLGEGGRSAHELEKIRKQLEQEKAELQSALEEAEGSLEHEESKILRAQMEFNQVKTGMERKLAEKDEEMDQAKRNYQRMLESLQSSLESETRSRNEALRVKKKMDGDLNEMESQLSQANRQAAEAQKQVKTLQAFLKDTQLQLDDAQHCNDDLRENIGLLERRNNLIQAELEEVRAALEQTERSRKLAEQELIDATERMQLLHSQNTSLINQKKKHESDLLNLQNELEDTIQENRNAEEKAKKAITDAAMMAEELKKEQDTSAHLERMKKNMEQTIKDLQHRLDEAEQIAMKGGKKQLQKLEARIKELENELEAEQKRGAESVKGIRKYERRMKELTYQTEEDRKNIARLQDLVDKLQLKVKSYKHAAEEAEEAANANMAKVRKLQHELEEAEERADIAESQVNKLRAKTREGSSKKSLEE, from the coding sequence AGAGTCATCCAGTACTTCGCCAGCATTGCTGCAGTCGGAGGCGCCGTcaaaaaggacagcagcaaagAGACACTGGAAGATCAAATCATTCAGGCGAACCCAGCACTTGAGGCCTTTGGGAATGCCAAAACAGTGAGAAACGATAACTCGTCTCGTTTTGGAAAATTTATCCGTATTCATTTCGGCACAAGTGGCAAACTGTCATCGGCTGACATTGAGACGTACCTGCTAGAGAAGTCCCGTGTCACTTTTCAGCTCAAGGCTGAGAGGGACTACCACATCTTCTATCAGATTCTGTCCAATCAGAAGCCAGAGCTACTGGACCTGCTGCTGATCACCAACAATCCGTACGACTACTCGTACATCTCCCAGGGAGAAGTGTCCGTCGCCTCCATCAATGATTCGGAGGAACTGATGGCCACAGACAGTGCCTTTGACGTTCTTGGTTTCACCTCAGAGGAGAAGATGGGTGTCTACAAACTGACAGGGGCCATCATGCACTACGGTAATCTgaagtttaaacaaaagcagcgTGAGGAGCAGGCCGAACCTGACGGGACCGAGGCTGCCGATAAATCAGCCTACCTAATGGGGCTGAACTCTGCTGACCTCATCAAAGGGCTGTGCCATCCCAGGGTCAAGGTAGGAAACGAATACGTCACCAAGGGCCAAAGTGTGGACCAAGTTTACTATGCTGTTGGTGCACTGGCAAAGTCAGTATATGAGAAGATGTTCAACTGGATGGTAGTGAGAATCAACCAATCACTGGACACTAAGCAGCACCGTCAGTACTTCATAGGAGTTCTGGACATCGCTGGATTTGAGATCTTTGATTTTAACACCTTCGAGCAGTTGTGCATCAACTACACCAATGAGAAGCTGCAACAGTTTTTCAACCATCACATGTTTGTTCTGGAGCAAGAAGAGTATAAAAAGGAGGGAATAGAATGGGAGTTCATTGACTTCGGGATGGACCTGCAGGCCTGCATCGACCTGATTGAAAAGCCGTTGGGGATTCTTTCTATTCTAGAGGAAGAATGCATGTTTCCCAAAGCCAGTGACCAAACATTCAAGGCCAAGCTTTATGATAATCATCTGGgcaaaaacaagatgtttgaGAAGCCGAGGGCAGCAAAAGGGAAGGCAGAGGCTCATTTTGCCCTGGTTCACTATGCTGGGACGGTGGACTACAACATTGGTGGCTGGCtagtgaaaaacaaagaccCCCTGAATGAAACCGTGGTTGGCCTTTACCAGAAATCTTCTCTGAAACTGTTAAGTCTCCTGTTTTCAACCTATACGGGATCTGATAGTGCAGACAAAGGAGGTGGCAAAGGAGCCAAGAAGAAGGGTTCCTCATTCCAAACGGTGTCTGCTCTTCACAGGGAAAACCTGAACAAGCTAATGAACAACTTGAAGACCACTCATCCTCACTTTGTCCGCTGTCTGATTCCCAATGAGAGGAAAACTCCAGGGGTCATGGACAACTGCCTTGTAATGCACCAGCTGCGCTGTAATGGTGTCTTGGAAGGCATCAGGATTTGCAGGAAAGGCTTCCCAAACAGGGTGCTCTATGGTGACTTTAAGCAGCGGTACAGAATCCTGAATGCCTCCGCCATCCCAGAGGGTCAATTCATTGACAGTAAGAAAAGTGCAGAAAAGTTGCTGGGATCACTAGACATTGATCACACTCAGTACAAGTTTGGCCACACAAAGGTGTTCTTCAAAGCCGGGCTGTTGGGGACTCTTGAGGAGATGCGAGATGAACAACTCTCTCGAATCCTAACCAGGCTCCAGGCTAATGCCAGAGGACTCCTCATGAGGGAGGAGTTCGCCAAGCTGGTGGAACGCCGGGATGCCCTAATGGTCATCCAGTGGAACCTCAGATCTTTCCTGGGTGTGAAGAACTGGCCCTGGATGAAGCTCTTCTTCAAGATAAAACCCCTGCTAAAGAGTGCCGAGGCTGAAAAGGAGATGGCCAACATGAAGGATGAATTCAGCAAGCTGAAAGTAGCTCTGGAGAAATCAGAAGCACGGCGGAAGGAACTAGAGGAGAAAATAGTGTCTCTTCTCCAAGAGAAGAATGATTTAACTTTGCAGATTCAGTCTGAGCAGGACACTTTAACTGATGCTGAGGAACGCTGTGAGCAGCTCATTAAGAGTAAGATCCAACTGGAAGCCAAGCTGAAGGAGATGAGTGAAAGActggaggatgaggaggagctgaATGCAGATCTTACAGCGAAGAAACGCAAGCTTGAAGATGAGTGCTGTGAGCTAAAGAAAGATATCGATGACCTAGAGTTAACCTTGGCCAAGGTGGAAAAGGAGAAGCATGCTACAGAGAATAAGGTGAAAAACTTGGTGGAAGAGATGGCTTCTCAGGATGAGAACATCCTGAAACTGACCAAGGAGAAAAGAGCACTGCAGGAGGCCCACCAGCAGACACTGGATGACCTGCAGAGTGAAGAGGACAAAGCAAACAGTCTGACCAAAGCTAAAGCTAAACTGGAACAGCAGGTGGACGACCTTGAGGGCTCGCTTGAGCAAGAGAAGAAAGTCAGGATGGACCTGGAGCGCTCCAAAAGGAAATTTGAGGGGGACCTGAAACTGACCCAGGAGACAGTGATGGACTTGGAAAATGACAAGcagcagctggaagaaaaactgaaaaagaaagactttgAGATCAGCCAAATAAATTCAAGACTAGAGAATGAGCAGGTTGCCTCGGTTCAGCtccagaagaagctgaaggagaaCCAGGCGAGAATCGAGGAGCTGGAAGAGGAACTGGATGCAGAGCGTGCAGCCCGAGCAAAAGTCGAGAAGCAGCGCTCAGATCTTTCCCGTGAGCTGGAGGACATCACTGAGCGTCTGGAGGAAGCTGGTGGAGCCACGTCTACTCAGGTAGAGCTGAATAAGAAGAGAGATGCTGAATTTCAGAAGCTGCGCCGAGAGCTGGAGGAGTCAACCCTCCAACACGAAGCAACTGCTGCCTCTCTGAGAAAGAAACATGCAGACAGCGTGGCTGAACTGGGAGAACAAATTGACAACCTGCAGCGGgtgaaacaaaaactggagaAGGAAAAGACCGAGCTGAAGCTGGAGCTGGATGACTTGTCCTCCAACATAGAGAGTGTGGTGAAGGCCAAATCCAACATTGAGAAGATGTGCCGTACAATGGAAGACAACATGATTGAGTACAAGAGCAAATATGAGGAGGCTCAGCGGAGCATCAACGACCTGACAACCCAGAAGGCCAAAGTGCTCACTGAAAACGGCGAGCTGGGACGCCAACTGGAGGAGAAGGAGTGTCTGATTTCACAGCTGACGAGAGGGAAGAATTCATTCAACCAGCAGGTTGAAGATCTGCGCAGGCAACTGGAAGAAGAAGTGAAGGCAAAAAATGCCCTCGCCCACGCTCTACAGTCTGCTCGCCATGACTGCGATCTGCTCCGGGAACAGTttgaagaggagcaggaggccaAGGCAGAACTGCAAAGAGCTCTGTCCAAATCCAACACAGAAGTCTTAGCATGGAGGAGTAAATATGAGACCGATGGGATCCAGAGAACAGAGGAGCTAGAAGAAGCAAAGAAGAAGTTGGTTCAGAGGCTTCAAGAAGCCGAGGAGGCTATTGAGGCTGTGAACGCAAAGTGTTCATCTCTTGAGAAGACCAAACATCGCCTTCAGAATGAGATTGAAGACCTAATGCTGGATCTGGAAAGATCTAATGCAGCCTCTGCAGCACtggacaaaaagcaaagaagctTTGACAAAGTCCTGGCAGAGTGGAAGCAGAAGTTTGAAGAGTCGCAGTGTGAACTGGAGGCCTCCCAGAAGGAAGCTCGGTCTCTGAGTACCGAACttttcaaactcaaaaatgCCTATGAGGAATCCCTGGATCAGCTTGAGACAGTGAAGAGAGAGAACAAGAACCTCCAGGAGGAGATTTCTGACCTCACAGAACAGCTTGGAGAGGGTGGCCGCTCTGCCCACGAGCTGGAGAAGATCCggaaacagctggagcaggAAAAGGCTGAACTTCAGTCAGCGTTGGAAGAGGCAGAAGGTTCCCTGGAGCACGAAGAGAGCAAGATCCTTCGAGCCCAGATGGAGTTCAATCAGGTGAAGACTGGCATGGAGCGCAAGCTGGCTGAGAAGGATGAGGAGATGGACCAGGCCAAGAGGAACTACCAACGGATGCTTGagtctcttcagtcctctctgGAGTCAGAGACCAGGAGCCGAAACGAAGCCCTGAGAGTCAAGAAGAAGATGGACGGTGACCTGAATGAGATGGAGAGCCAGCTGAGCCAAGCAAACCGGCAGGCAGCTGAGGCCCAGAAGCAGGTCAAGACCCTCCAGGCGTTCCTGAAAGACACCCAGCTACAGCTGGACGACGCCCAGCACTGCAACGACgatctgagagaaaacatcGGTCTGCTGGAGCGCCGGAACAACCTGATCCAGGCAGAGCTGGAGGAAGTGAGGGCTGCGCTCGAACAGACAGAGAGAAGCCGGAAACTGGCCGAGCAGGAACTGATTGATGCGACGGAGAGGATGCAGCTCCTGCACTCTCAAAACACCAGCCTGATcaaccagaagaagaagcacgAGTCAGACCTGCTCAACCTTCAAAACGAATTGGAGGACACCATCCAGGAGAACCGTAACGCTGAGGAAAAGGCAAAGAAGGCCATAACAGACGCAGCCATGATGGCTGAGGAGCTTAAGAAGGAACAGGACACCAGCGCCCACCTGGAGCGCATGAAGAAGAACATGGAGCAGACCATCAAAGACCTGCAGCATCGTCTGGATGAGGCCGAGCAGATCGCCATGAAGGGCGGCAAGAAGCAGCTCCAGAAACTGGAGGCTCGCATCAAAGAGCTGGAGAACGAGCTGGAAGCAGAGCAGAAGAGAGGAGCGGAGTCTGTCAAGGGGATCCGCAAGTATGAGCGCCGCATGAAAGAGCTCACGTACCAGACCGAGGAGGACCGCAAGAACATAGCACGCCTGCAGGACCTGGTGgacaagctgcagctgaaggtcaAGTCCTACAAGCACGCCGccgaggaggcggaggaggcaGCCAACGCCAACATGGCTAAAGTCCGCAAGCTGCAGCACGAgctggaggaggcggaggagagGGCCGACATCGCCGAGTCGCAGGTGAACAAGCTGAGGGCCAAAACCAGAGAAGGATCCTCCAAGAAGAGCCTGGAGGAGTGA